A stretch of Crossiella cryophila DNA encodes these proteins:
- a CDS encoding VOC family protein: protein MLKNIMFVTVCVTDQDRALEFYTEGLGLEKQIDYPGAEGRFLTVGVPGGPVQIILWAHEPDPRTAAWQVSAPGPLVLESDDLREDFKVMRARGVIFDRSEPEDYPFGVRIAAVDPDGNRISLREPRRGQ from the coding sequence ATGCTGAAGAACATCATGTTCGTGACGGTCTGCGTCACCGACCAGGACCGCGCGCTGGAGTTCTACACCGAGGGGCTCGGCCTGGAGAAACAGATCGACTACCCGGGCGCGGAGGGCCGTTTCCTCACCGTGGGCGTGCCGGGCGGCCCGGTGCAGATCATCCTGTGGGCGCACGAACCGGACCCGCGCACCGCGGCGTGGCAGGTCAGCGCGCCCGGTCCCCTGGTCCTCGAATCCGACGACCTGCGCGAGGATTTCAAGGTGATGCGTGCGCGTGGGGTGATCTTCGACCGGTCCGAACCGGAGGACTACCCCTTCGGCGTGCGCATCGCGGCGGTGGACCCCGACGGCAACCGGATCTCACTGCGCGAACCGCGCCGGGGACAGTGA
- a CDS encoding class I SAM-dependent methyltransferase → MRAGRNGTIIDQVDREKIDYREVRETNLVTLYGRALHSREPEPILRDEVAEWLVARIDYDFDGLRVARASAMAVAMRARQFDEWVGTFLRRYPDAVVLHLACGMDSRYLRLRPPSTVDWFDVDFPDVVELRRRLFPLAAFAAPAAPGSPDRYGSPGEAAAPGRPALLDRSASLDRPAPFESLDQPAEPGQLAAPSSPNSPTAPASPTAPRQADQAGPTTQPGPSTQPGPTGHAEPSSQPGYHLIGASVTDPAWFDQIPTGRPGLMVAEGLTMYLTEAELLPLLRRVTGHFPHGELHFDAMNRLSTRVGNLSPLLRRMGARFRWGVDDARELERLVPGVRLAEELAAVRLRGLNRLPHLYQLVARFADRVGPLRRVSRLVRYRF, encoded by the coding sequence ATGCGGGCCGGCCGGAACGGGACGATCATCGATCAGGTGGACCGGGAGAAGATCGACTATCGCGAGGTGCGGGAGACCAATCTCGTGACCCTCTATGGGCGGGCGTTGCACAGTCGGGAGCCGGAGCCGATTTTGCGGGATGAGGTGGCTGAGTGGCTGGTGGCGCGGATCGATTACGACTTCGACGGGTTGCGGGTTGCTCGGGCCTCGGCGATGGCGGTGGCGATGCGGGCCCGGCAGTTCGACGAGTGGGTGGGGACCTTCTTGCGGCGGTATCCGGATGCTGTGGTGTTGCATCTGGCCTGTGGCATGGACAGTCGGTACCTGCGGCTGCGGCCGCCGTCCACTGTGGACTGGTTCGATGTGGACTTTCCGGATGTCGTCGAGTTGCGGCGCAGGCTCTTCCCGCTCGCGGCGTTCGCGGCTCCTGCGGCACCCGGGTCGCCTGACCGGTATGGGTCGCCTGGCGAGGCCGCGGCACCCGGTCGGCCTGCGTTGCTCGACCGGTCCGCGTCCCTCGACCGACCGGCCCCGTTTGAGTCGCTTGATCAACCTGCGGAACCCGGACAGCTCGCCGCACCCAGCTCGCCCAACTCACCCACCGCACCCGCTTCGCCCACCGCGCCCAGGCAAGCCGACCAGGCCGGACCAACCACCCAACCCGGACCAAGCACCCAACCCGGACCAACCGGCCACGCCGAACCAAGCAGCCAACCCGGCTACCACCTGATCGGCGCCTCCGTCACCGACCCCGCCTGGTTCGACCAGATCCCCACCGGCCGCCCCGGCCTCATGGTCGCCGAGGGCCTGACCATGTACCTCACCGAAGCCGAACTGCTCCCACTCCTCCGCCGGGTCACCGGCCACTTCCCGCACGGCGAACTCCACTTCGACGCGATGAACCGCCTCAGCACCCGGGTCGGCAACCTCAGCCCACTGTTGCGGCGGATGGGAGCGCGGTTCCGGTGGGGAGTGGACGACGCGCGGGAGCTGGAGCGGCTGGTGCCGGGGGTTCGGTTGGCTGAGGAGTTGGCGGCGGTGCGGTTGCGGGGGCTCAATCGGTTGCCGCACCTCTATCAACTGGTGGCGCGGTTCGCGGATCGGGTCGGGCCGTTGCGGCGGGTCAGTCGGTTGGTCCGGTATCGGTTCTGA
- a CDS encoding HAD family hydrolase encodes MDGTLVDSEKVWDISLDDLAAELGGTLSLATRQAMVGSNQERTIAMLFTELGLAHVESELAAASAWLTRRTAELFTLGLPWRPGALEALRMVRASGLPTALVTSTQRDLTELALDSIGREFFDFTLCGDEVSRTKPHPEPYLTAAARLGVAPADCLVVEDSPTGAASAAAAGCTVLVVPCEVPVEPGPRRVFRDTLENLDLATLAGLRSEQYDDTAR; translated from the coding sequence ATGGACGGCACCCTGGTCGACTCGGAGAAGGTCTGGGACATCTCCCTGGACGATCTGGCCGCCGAACTCGGCGGCACGCTGTCCCTGGCCACCCGGCAGGCGATGGTCGGCTCCAACCAGGAGCGCACCATCGCGATGCTGTTCACCGAACTCGGTCTGGCCCACGTCGAGTCGGAGCTGGCCGCGGCCTCGGCCTGGCTGACCAGGCGCACCGCCGAGCTGTTCACTCTCGGCCTGCCCTGGCGGCCCGGCGCCCTGGAAGCGCTGCGGATGGTGCGCGCGAGCGGGCTGCCGACCGCGCTGGTGACCTCCACCCAGCGGGACCTGACCGAGCTGGCCCTGGACAGCATCGGCCGGGAGTTCTTCGACTTCACCCTCTGCGGTGACGAGGTCAGCCGGACCAAACCGCATCCGGAGCCGTATCTGACCGCGGCCGCCCGGCTCGGTGTCGCGCCGGCGGACTGCCTGGTGGTGGAGGACTCGCCCACCGGCGCGGCCTCGGCGGCCGCGGCCGGCTGCACGGTGCTGGTGGTGCCGTGTGAGGTGCCGGTCGAGCCAGGCCCCCGACGCGTCTTCCGGGACACCCTGGAGAACCTCGACCTGGCCACGTTGGCCGGATTGCGCTCGGAACAATATGACGACACCGCGCGCTGA
- a CDS encoding GNAT family N-acetyltransferase — MIAPTTPFERLTPADLPACSALALDREWPREERKWRFLMAVGEVHALRDPDGGLAGTVVLTRYRAELIAVSMVLVAARFTRQGLGKRLMRHAIDQADGATLALTATAQGLGLYQQLGFTSHGRIQSHRGRFQAEPGAAGHSRPATPADLTAILELDLAVFGADRSPVLRRLHAFAEHLRVIEVDGGLAGFAAAWRNDDHLVLGPVVAQRPELAQALLTDLALEAGEAGVRIDVDDVHTGLTEWVVARGLTPGFAPTIMTHGGRLPADRSRLYSPLMQALG; from the coding sequence ATGATCGCCCCGACCACGCCGTTCGAGCGGCTCACCCCGGCTGACCTGCCCGCCTGCTCCGCGCTGGCCCTGGACCGCGAGTGGCCGAGGGAGGAACGCAAGTGGCGGTTCCTGATGGCCGTCGGCGAGGTGCACGCGCTGCGCGACCCCGACGGCGGCCTGGCCGGGACCGTGGTGCTCACCCGCTACCGGGCCGAGCTGATCGCGGTCAGCATGGTCCTGGTCGCCGCCCGCTTCACCCGCCAGGGCCTGGGCAAACGCCTCATGCGGCACGCCATCGACCAGGCCGACGGGGCCACCTTGGCGCTGACCGCCACCGCCCAGGGCCTCGGCCTGTACCAGCAGCTGGGCTTCACCTCGCACGGCCGGATCCAGTCCCACCGGGGCCGCTTCCAGGCCGAACCCGGCGCCGCCGGGCACAGCCGCCCGGCCACCCCGGCCGACCTCACCGCGATCCTGGAACTGGACCTGGCGGTGTTCGGCGCCGACCGCTCCCCGGTGCTGCGCCGCCTGCACGCCTTCGCCGAACACCTCCGGGTGATCGAGGTCGACGGCGGGCTGGCCGGGTTCGCCGCGGCCTGGCGCAACGACGACCACCTGGTGCTCGGCCCGGTGGTCGCCCAGCGCCCCGAACTGGCTCAGGCCCTGCTCACCGACCTGGCCCTGGAAGCGGGCGAGGCCGGCGTGCGCATCGACGTCGACGACGTGCACACCGGCCTGACCGAGTGGGTGGTGGCCCGCGGGCTCACGCCCGGCTTCGCCCCGACGATCATGACCCACGGTGGTCGGCTGCCCGCTGACCGGAGTCGCCTCTACAGCCCCCTGATGCAGGCACTGGGCTGA
- a CDS encoding MFS transporter, with product MSRLPGRLAVAGLYAGGFLGPFGGGVVASMLPELGEAFQLSAGAASASLTVYMIPFAGFMLFSGTWGQRWGARRTVITAYLVYVAASLGCALAQDEYLFLAGRAVQGAANAFVTPLLLGALAAITPPTRLGRTLGWFASMQAAGQTSAPLIGGLAAEVSWRYAFLGVAVVAAGLAVLGLPGGESGPRRSASLRTAWRPAVLRAGLVAGIGWGCLGGLSYLVALRLDDDFQLSAGTRGLVLTGFGLTGILTARAVGRAIDRFGARRCVLTGTVLGGVLLAGVGLVPSLLAVGLLWAAAGPAMQLIMVGLNALVLAGNGDNRGGAVSVVQSLRFGGGALSPVAFVPVYHLDPLAAFLLPAALLLTTAPVVLPRIPPGQGTEK from the coding sequence CTGAGCCGCTTACCCGGGCGCCTCGCGGTCGCCGGGCTGTACGCGGGCGGGTTCCTCGGGCCCTTCGGCGGAGGCGTGGTGGCCTCGATGCTGCCGGAGCTGGGCGAGGCGTTCCAGCTCTCCGCCGGGGCCGCCTCGGCCTCGCTCACGGTGTACATGATCCCTTTTGCCGGGTTCATGCTGTTCTCCGGCACCTGGGGTCAGCGCTGGGGCGCCCGCCGCACGGTGATCACCGCCTACCTGGTGTACGTGGCCGCCTCGCTGGGCTGCGCCCTGGCCCAGGACGAGTACCTGTTCCTGGCCGGGCGCGCGGTGCAGGGGGCGGCCAACGCCTTCGTCACTCCCCTGTTGCTGGGCGCGCTGGCCGCGATCACCCCACCGACCCGGCTGGGCCGCACGCTGGGCTGGTTCGCCTCCATGCAGGCCGCAGGCCAGACCTCCGCCCCGCTGATCGGCGGCCTGGCGGCCGAGGTGAGCTGGCGTTACGCCTTCCTCGGGGTGGCCGTGGTGGCGGCGGGGCTGGCAGTGCTGGGCCTGCCGGGCGGCGAGTCCGGCCCGCGCCGCTCGGCCAGCCTGCGCACCGCGTGGCGACCCGCGGTGCTGCGCGCCGGCCTGGTCGCCGGGATCGGCTGGGGCTGCCTTGGCGGCCTGTCCTACCTGGTGGCGCTGCGTCTGGACGATGACTTCCAGCTCTCCGCGGGCACCAGGGGCCTGGTGCTGACCGGGTTCGGGCTGACCGGGATCCTCACCGCGCGGGCGGTCGGCCGGGCCATCGACCGCTTCGGCGCCCGCCGCTGCGTGCTGACCGGCACCGTGCTCGGCGGCGTGCTGCTGGCCGGGGTCGGCCTGGTGCCCTCGCTGCTGGCGGTGGGCCTGCTGTGGGCGGCGGCCGGACCGGCCATGCAACTGATCATGGTCGGCCTGAACGCGCTGGTCCTGGCCGGAAACGGCGACAACCGCGGCGGCGCCGTCTCGGTGGTGCAGTCCCTGCGCTTCGGCGGCGGCGCGCTCTCCCCAGTGGCCTTCGTCCCCGTCTACCACCTGGACCCCCTGGCCGCGTTCCTGCTGCCCGCCGCCCTGCTGCTGACCACCGCACCTGTGGTACTTCCCCGGATACCGCCTGGTCAGGGCACGGAAAAATAG
- a CDS encoding SDR family oxidoreductase gives MADLGRDPFPLRGRVALVTGASRVAGIGYATARRLHAYGADLLLHHHSPHDAAQPWGAQPMAEVLAGVRAAGQGRVEEISGDLVAPDAPARIVDAAIERFGRLDILICNHARSGGDGTLQEMTAARLDEHYAVNTRSTLLLTQRFAHHFQADRGGRVVYLTSGQQLGPMRGEVAYAAAKGALAAITATVSDELAGSGITVNAVNPGPVDTGWATPDLDEFVAQSFPAGRWGRPDDPARLIAWLATDEAEWITGQVLNSEGGFRRG, from the coding sequence GTGGCTGATCTTGGACGTGACCCGTTCCCGCTGCGTGGCCGAGTCGCCCTGGTGACCGGCGCCAGCCGCGTCGCCGGCATCGGCTACGCCACCGCCCGCCGCCTGCACGCCTACGGCGCCGACCTGCTGCTGCACCACCACAGCCCGCACGACGCCGCCCAGCCCTGGGGCGCGCAGCCCATGGCCGAGGTGCTCGCCGGGGTGCGCGCGGCAGGCCAGGGCCGGGTCGAGGAGATCAGCGGCGACCTGGTCGCCCCCGACGCGCCCGCCCGGATCGTGGACGCCGCCATCGAACGATTCGGCCGCCTGGACATCCTCATCTGCAACCACGCCCGCAGCGGCGGCGACGGCACCCTGCAGGAGATGACCGCGGCCAGACTCGACGAGCACTACGCGGTCAACACCCGCTCCACCCTGCTGCTCACCCAGCGCTTCGCCCACCACTTCCAGGCAGACCGAGGCGGCCGGGTGGTCTACCTGACCTCCGGCCAGCAACTGGGCCCGATGCGCGGCGAGGTCGCCTACGCCGCCGCCAAGGGCGCGCTGGCCGCGATCACCGCCACCGTCTCCGACGAACTGGCCGGGTCCGGCATCACCGTCAACGCGGTCAACCCCGGCCCGGTGGACACCGGCTGGGCCACCCCGGACCTGGACGAGTTCGTCGCACAGAGCTTCCCCGCCGGCCGCTGGGGCCGCCCCGACGATCCGGCCCGCCTGATCGCCTGGCTGGCCACCGACGAGGCCGAGTGGATCACCGGCCAGGTGCTCAACAGCGAGGGCGGCTTCCGCCGCGGCTAA
- a CDS encoding sensor histidine kinase: MAVAHRVGRFALLSWTIPLVVYAGLGIALFGLVVASFALYTVWLGLPMSILCFAILRGYNDLHRRWAGTVLGVRIGRPYRQRTDKGFFRLLRHVVSDPASWRDFAWLPLNLLVGSAVCVLVLALFFAGLGGIIALPWFIWPFLPEGSSFTLTFWTIDSWISAFFVGTGHGLVYLALWYIGSQWIFRGYAILARALLAPTEKTMLVTRVRELAESRADAVDTQAAELRRIERDLHDGAQARMVAMGMSLGMAEQLMTKDPKAAQELLAEARHANTQALSELRDLVRGIHPPVLADRGLAGAVQALVLANPLPTDVEIELPGRLPAPVESAAYFAVAEALTNVVKHSGAAKAWVRVTHTDGELHVLVGDDGQGGANPSGGTGLRGIERRLSAFDGRVMVTSPPGGPTVVVMDLPCEPVPTVVGGEA; this comes from the coding sequence ATGGCCGTGGCACACCGCGTGGGCAGGTTCGCCCTGCTGAGCTGGACGATTCCGCTGGTCGTCTACGCGGGGCTGGGTATCGCGTTGTTCGGGCTGGTGGTGGCCTCCTTCGCGTTGTACACGGTGTGGCTGGGCCTGCCCATGTCGATCCTGTGCTTCGCGATCCTGCGCGGCTACAACGACCTGCACCGCCGCTGGGCCGGCACCGTGCTCGGGGTCCGGATCGGCCGCCCCTACCGGCAGCGCACCGACAAGGGGTTCTTCCGGCTGCTGCGGCACGTGGTCAGCGATCCGGCCAGCTGGCGGGACTTCGCCTGGCTGCCGCTGAACCTCCTGGTCGGCAGCGCGGTCTGCGTGCTGGTGCTGGCGCTGTTCTTCGCCGGGCTGGGCGGGATCATCGCGCTGCCCTGGTTCATCTGGCCGTTCCTGCCCGAGGGCAGCAGCTTCACCCTGACCTTCTGGACCATCGACTCCTGGATCTCGGCCTTCTTCGTCGGCACCGGACACGGTCTCGTCTACCTGGCGCTGTGGTACATCGGCAGCCAGTGGATTTTCCGCGGCTACGCCATCCTGGCCAGGGCGCTGCTGGCCCCCACCGAGAAGACCATGCTGGTCACCAGGGTGCGTGAGCTGGCCGAATCGCGGGCGGACGCGGTGGACACCCAGGCCGCCGAGCTGCGCCGGATCGAACGCGACCTGCACGACGGGGCGCAGGCCCGGATGGTCGCCATGGGCATGAGCCTGGGTATGGCCGAGCAACTCATGACGAAGGATCCGAAGGCCGCGCAGGAGCTGCTGGCCGAGGCGCGGCACGCCAACACCCAGGCGCTCTCCGAGCTGCGGGACCTGGTGCGCGGCATCCACCCGCCGGTGCTGGCCGACCGCGGGCTGGCCGGGGCGGTGCAGGCGCTGGTGCTGGCCAACCCGCTGCCCACCGACGTGGAGATCGAGCTGCCCGGCCGGTTGCCGGCGCCGGTGGAATCGGCCGCCTATTTCGCGGTGGCCGAGGCGCTGACCAACGTGGTCAAGCACAGCGGCGCGGCCAAGGCGTGGGTGCGGGTCACCCACACCGACGGCGAGCTGCACGTGCTGGTCGGCGATGACGGGCAGGGCGGGGCCAACCCCAGCGGCGGCACCGGCCTGCGCGGCATCGAACGGCGCCTGTCCGCCTTCGACGGGCGGGTCATGGTGACCAGCCCGCCGGGCGGACCGACGGTGGTGGTGATGGATCTGCCGTGCGAGCCGGTGCCGACCGTGGTCGGTGGCGAGGCCTAA
- a CDS encoding RNA polymerase sigma factor: MRAGDPGAFAELFDEHAGVVHRHAARVTGNVSVAEDVVSLTFLEAWRARARLDPEGDSVRPWLFGIATNVLRNVTRAARRHQVALGKLPPPEVVPDFAEEVVGRLHDGELVARATAALGKLRRAEREVFTLCVWAGLDYAETASALGIPVGTVRSRLSRARTRLRAWAAEPGSRVGQVAGDLGISPVESGL; encoded by the coding sequence TTGCGTGCGGGTGATCCGGGCGCTTTTGCGGAGTTGTTCGATGAGCATGCGGGGGTGGTGCATCGGCACGCGGCGCGGGTCACCGGCAATGTGTCGGTGGCTGAGGATGTGGTGTCGTTGACCTTTCTGGAGGCTTGGCGGGCTCGGGCCCGGCTGGATCCGGAGGGCGACTCGGTGCGGCCCTGGTTGTTCGGGATCGCCACCAACGTCTTGCGCAATGTGACTCGGGCGGCTCGGCGGCATCAGGTCGCGCTGGGGAAACTGCCGCCGCCGGAAGTGGTGCCGGACTTCGCTGAGGAGGTGGTTGGGCGGTTGCATGATGGGGAGCTGGTGGCTCGGGCTACCGCGGCGTTGGGGAAGTTGCGGCGGGCTGAGCGGGAGGTGTTCACGTTGTGCGTGTGGGCCGGTCTCGACTATGCCGAGACCGCCTCGGCGTTGGGGATTCCGGTGGGGACGGTGCGATCTCGGCTCTCGCGGGCCCGTACGCGGTTGCGGGCCTGGGCGGCGGAACCGGGGAGCCGGGTCGGACAGGTAGCGGGTGACCTGGGAATTTCACCTGTGGAGAGTGGACTGTGA
- a CDS encoding PAC2 family protein, which produces MTDPEERPAASEDTQADPPTLVNPVLIAAFEGWNDAGDAASTAIEHLQLTWDATPLAEIDPDDYYDFQVTRPTVHMVDGVTRRVEWPTTRLSVCRPPGADFDVVLMHGIEPNMRWRAFCAELLHHVESLGVTTVVTLGALLMDIAHTRPVQVTGTAYDAESAATFGLERSRYEGATGIVGVFQDACVQMGVPAISFWAAVPHYVSQPPSPKATLALLHRVEEVLDLEVPLGALPEQAEEWERTVSEMAEEDEDVASYVRSLEERGDPDGDMNDRLTELSGDAIAADFERYLRRRGGRGGRGDQPGPHGPGAR; this is translated from the coding sequence GTGACAGATCCCGAAGAGCGCCCCGCAGCATCCGAGGACACCCAGGCTGACCCGCCGACCCTCGTCAACCCGGTGCTCATCGCGGCGTTCGAAGGGTGGAACGACGCAGGTGACGCGGCCAGCACCGCGATTGAGCACCTCCAGCTCACCTGGGACGCCACCCCGCTGGCGGAGATCGACCCGGACGACTACTACGACTTCCAGGTGACCAGGCCCACTGTGCACATGGTGGACGGGGTCACCCGCAGGGTCGAGTGGCCCACCACCAGGCTGTCGGTGTGCCGCCCGCCCGGCGCGGACTTCGACGTCGTGCTCATGCACGGCATAGAGCCGAACATGCGCTGGCGGGCCTTCTGCGCCGAGCTGCTGCACCACGTGGAGAGCCTGGGCGTGACCACCGTGGTGACCCTGGGCGCGCTGCTCATGGACATCGCGCACACCCGCCCGGTGCAGGTCACCGGCACCGCCTACGACGCGGAGTCGGCGGCCACCTTCGGCCTGGAGCGCTCGCGGTATGAGGGGGCCACCGGCATCGTCGGGGTCTTCCAGGACGCCTGCGTGCAGATGGGCGTGCCCGCGATCTCCTTCTGGGCCGCGGTGCCGCACTACGTCTCCCAGCCACCCTCACCCAAGGCCACCCTGGCGCTGCTGCACCGGGTGGAGGAGGTCCTGGACCTGGAGGTGCCCCTGGGCGCGCTGCCGGAACAGGCCGAGGAGTGGGAGCGCACGGTCTCGGAGATGGCCGAGGAGGACGAGGACGTGGCCAGCTACGTCCGGTCCCTCGAAGAACGTGGCGACCCTGACGGCGACATGAACGACCGGCTCACCGAGCTGAGCGGGGACGCCATCGCCGCGGACTTCGAGCGGTACCTGCGCCGTCGTGGCGGCCGGGGCGGACGCGGTGATCAGCCGGGGCCGCACGGGCCGGGCGCGCGCTGA
- a CDS encoding sigma-70 family RNA polymerase sigma factor translates to MTDPSQANLVAAAFQAQRDRLRALAYRVLGSHADAEDAVQEAWLRVARQDTATIGNLAGWLTTVVGRISLDVLRSRQTRPETSYGEQVPGYVVTVDEGPEPAEHVALADSVGLALLVVLDSLGPGERLAFVLHDLFGVPFAEIGQILGKSADATKMIASRARRKVRATEPPTAPSREQRAVVQAFRAAAAGGDFAALLRVLDPDVRLAVDTPGGVVITLGATAVAAGVRMGAGAVARHQAVLVNGLPGYLSWQADGTPLSLISFTVAEDRITAIAILVDPARLAALVSPVGR, encoded by the coding sequence ATGACCGACCCCAGTCAGGCGAACCTGGTGGCCGCGGCGTTCCAGGCCCAGCGCGACCGGCTGCGCGCCCTGGCCTACCGGGTGCTCGGCTCACACGCCGACGCCGAGGACGCCGTCCAGGAGGCCTGGCTGCGGGTCGCCCGCCAGGACACCGCGACCATCGGCAACCTGGCGGGCTGGCTGACCACGGTGGTCGGCCGGATCAGCCTGGACGTGCTGCGCTCCCGGCAGACCCGGCCGGAGACCTCCTACGGCGAACAGGTGCCCGGATACGTGGTCACCGTCGACGAGGGCCCGGAACCGGCCGAGCACGTGGCCCTGGCCGATTCGGTCGGGCTCGCGCTGCTCGTCGTCCTGGACTCGCTCGGGCCGGGCGAGCGGCTGGCCTTCGTGCTGCACGACCTGTTCGGGGTGCCCTTCGCCGAGATCGGCCAGATCCTGGGCAAATCCGCCGACGCCACCAAGATGATCGCCAGCCGCGCCCGCCGCAAGGTGCGGGCCACCGAGCCGCCGACCGCGCCCAGCCGGGAGCAGCGCGCGGTGGTCCAGGCCTTCCGCGCGGCCGCGGCGGGCGGTGACTTCGCGGCGCTGCTGCGGGTGCTCGACCCGGACGTGCGGCTGGCGGTGGACACCCCGGGCGGGGTGGTGATCACCCTGGGCGCCACCGCGGTCGCCGCCGGCGTGCGCATGGGCGCCGGTGCGGTCGCCCGCCATCAGGCGGTGCTGGTCAACGGACTGCCCGGGTACCTGTCCTGGCAGGCGGACGGCACCCCGCTCTCGCTGATCTCCTTCACCGTGGCCGAGGACCGGATCACCGCGATCGCGATCCTGGTCGACCCGGCCCGGCTCGCGGCACTGGTGTCACCCGTAGGCCGCTAG
- a CDS encoding TetR/AcrR family transcriptional regulator, whose translation MRADARRNYDRILAAAEVAFARDGAEASLEEIARQAGVGSATLHRHFPARRALLEAVFRDRVQGLCDRADVLAETLEPGVALVGWLQEFAALATANRGLAASVLPGVGDGVGWHAMISEAGGELLRRAQRAGVVRDGVGLGDLLTLVNAISLFTEPAADGGVTASRVLALALDGIHPR comes from the coding sequence ATGCGTGCGGACGCGCGCCGCAACTATGACCGGATTCTCGCCGCGGCCGAGGTGGCCTTCGCCCGGGACGGGGCCGAGGCGTCGCTGGAGGAGATCGCTCGGCAGGCCGGGGTTGGGTCCGCCACGTTGCACCGGCATTTCCCGGCTCGGCGCGCGCTGCTGGAAGCCGTCTTCCGGGATCGGGTGCAGGGGTTGTGTGATCGGGCCGATGTGTTGGCCGAGACCCTGGAGCCGGGGGTGGCGTTGGTGGGGTGGCTGCAGGAGTTCGCGGCGTTGGCCACCGCCAACCGGGGGTTGGCCGCTTCGGTGTTGCCCGGGGTGGGGGATGGGGTGGGGTGGCACGCCATGATCAGCGAAGCCGGTGGTGAGTTGTTGCGGCGGGCTCAGCGGGCCGGGGTGGTTCGGGACGGGGTTGGGCTGGGGGATTTGTTGACGTTGGTCAACGCGATCTCCCTGTTCACCGAGCCGGCCGCGGATGGCGGGGTCACGGCGAGCCGGGTGTTGGCGCTGGCGCTGGACGGGATTCATCCGCGTTAG